One segment of Strix aluco isolate bStrAlu1 chromosome 4, bStrAlu1.hap1, whole genome shotgun sequence DNA contains the following:
- the CNGA1 gene encoding cyclic nucleotide-gated channel alpha-1 produces MKVGVIETHHSHTIVPSVVVQDTSEDPGPMDTGENRQRYLPGALAHYNINNNSNKDEEKKKKKEKKSKSEKKKDGETQKNKEKKEKNKNKDNSKKNENKENKENKENKENKENKENKEEKKKEIFIIDPAGNMYYNWLFCITMPVMYNWTMIIARACFEELQHDYLEIWFIIDYVSDAIYIADMFVRTRTGYLEQGLLVKEEQKLRDKYKASLQFKLDFLSIIPTDLLYFELGLNYPELRLNRLFRVARMFEFFQRTETRTNYPNIFRISNLVMYIVIIIHWNACVYYSISKAIGFGADTWVYPSTSDPEFARLIRKYVYSLYWSTLTLTTIGETPPPVKDSEYFFVVIDFLVGVLIFATIVGNVGSMISNMNAARAEFQARIDAIKQYMHFRNVSKDMEKRVIKWFDYLWTNKKAVDEREVLKYLPDKLRAEIAINVHLETLKKVRIFADCEAGLLVELVLKLQPQVYSPGDYICRKGDIGREMYIIKEGKLAVVADDGITQFVVLSDGSYFGEISILNIKGSKAGNRRTANIKSIGYSDLFCLSKDDLMEALTEYPDAKAMLEEKGKQILMKDGLLDIEIANLGSDPKDLEEKVSYMEGAMDRLQTKFARLLAEYEAAQQKLKKRLTQIEKILKPVIEQEFAELEAAEAATDKPAE; encoded by the exons ATGAAGGTAGGAGTGATTGAGACCCATCACTCCCATACAATTGTTCCCAGCGTGGTGGTGCAAGACACCAGTGAGGACCCTGGACCAATGGACACAGGGGAAAACAG GCAACGGTATCTACCCGGTGCACTTGCACACTACAATATTAACAACAATAGTAATAAAGATGA agagaagaaaaagaaaaaagaaaagaagag caagtcagaaaaaaaaaaggatggagaaacacaaaagaacaaggaaaaaaaggagaaaaacaaaaataaagataattccaagaagaatgaaaataaagaaaataaagaaaataaagaaaataaagaaaataaagaaaataaagaaaataaagaaga gaagaagaaagaaattttcattaTTGATCCAGCAGGAAATATGTATTACAACTGGTTGTTTTGCATCACAATGCCTGTCATGTACAACTGGACCATGATTATTGCTAG AGCCTGTTTTGAGGAGCTCCAGCACGACTACTTAGAGATATGGTTTATTATTGATTATGTTTCTGACGCCATCTATATTGCTGACATGTTTGTGCGGACAAGAACAG GTTACCTGGAGCAAGGTCTTCTAGTGAAAGAAGAACAAAAGCTTCGAGATAAATACAAGGCATCTCTTCAATTCAAATTAGATTTTCTGTCAATCATACCAACTGATCTCTTATACTTTGAGTTAGGACTGAATTACCCAGAATTAAGATTAAACAGACTATTCAGAGTAGCTCGGATGTTTGAATTCTTTCAGCGAACAGAAACAAGGACAAACTACCCAAATATCTTCAGGATCTCTAATCTTGTCATGTACATTGTGATTATTATTCACTGGAACGCCTGTGTGTACTACTCGATCTCGAAAGCCATTGGATTTGGGGCTGACACATGGGTCTACCCCAGCACCTCCGATCCTGAATTTGCCCGTCTGATTAGAAAGTATGTCTACAGTCTCTACTGGTCAACACTGACTCTGACTACTATCGGTGAAACACCCCCTCCTGTAAAAGATTCTGAGTATTTCTTCGTGGTCATTGACTTCTTGGTTGGAGTATTGATTTTCGCTACCATTGTTGGTAACGTGGGCTCTATGATCTCCAACATGAATGCTGCCAGGGCAGAGTTTCAAGCAAGGATTGATGCTATCAAGCAGTATATGCACTTTCGGAATGTGAGTAAAGACATGGAAAAAAGAGTTATAAAGTGGTTTGACTACCTGTGGACAAACAAAAAGGCTGTGGATGAAAGGGAAGTCTTGAAGTATCTGCCAGATAAACTACGAGCAGAGATTGCAATCAATGTTCACCTGGAAACACTAAAAAAAGTTCGGATTTTTGCAGACTGTGAAGCTGGTCTGTTGGTTGAACTGGTTTTGAAACTCCAGCCGCAAGTATACAGTCCTGGAGATTATATTTGcagaaaaggagatattggaCGAGAGATGTACATTATCAAAGAAGGCAAGCTGGCAGTAGTCGCTGATGATGGAATTACCCAATTTGTGGTCCTAAGTGATGGCAGCTATTTTGGAGAAATCAGCATTCTTAATATCAAAGGTAGCAAAGCTGGCAATCGAAGAACAGCCAATATTAAAAGTATTGGATACTCTGACTTGTTTTGTCTGTCTAAAGATGATCTCATGGAGGCTTTAACAGAGTATCCAGATGCAAAGGCTATGCTGGAAGAAAAAGGCAAGCAAATCCTAATGAAAGATGGGTTGCTGGACATTGAAATTGCAAATTTAGGAAGTGATCCTAAAGATCTGGAGGAGAAGGTCAGCTACATGGAAGGAGCGATGGACAGATTACAAACAAAGTTTGCCAGGTTGTTGGCTGAGTATGAAGCTgcacaacagaaactgaaaaaaagacttACACAAATCGAGAAAATATTGAAGCCAGTTATAGAGCAAGAATTCGCAGAATTagaagcagcagaggcagccaCAGATAAACCTGCAGAGTAA
- the NIPAL1 gene encoding LOW QUALITY PROTEIN: magnesium transporter NIPA3 (The sequence of the model RefSeq protein was modified relative to this genomic sequence to represent the inferred CDS: deleted 2 bases in 1 codon) — protein sequence MKPVRGHSWSPACPFPLRTRRRARRGWHRHRHLAAEPGRAGPGRGPRGGRAGRAQVRRDVPDRAEPPPPPATLRSPWRGRPAAMGHREALPAHRPCRTGAVLSFPCHDSCQAWCQIINVSESRSSLLTAMDRTLNETNQSISTPAGSKYRLYVGLALAIGSSIFIGSSFILKKKGLLKLADKGVPRAGQGGYSYLKEWLWWAGLLSMGLGEAANFAAYAFAPATLVTPLGALSVLVSAILSSYFLNEKLNIHGKLGCVLSILGSTVMVIHAPEEAEVTSLDEMERKLQDPVFVTFAILLTVVALVLIFIVAPRRGQTNILIYILICSLIGAFSVSSVKGLGIAIKQMLEQKPVYRHPLVYILVGILVLSVSTQINYLNKALDVFNTSLVTPIYYVCFTTTVVTCSIILFKEWSSMDPGDIIGTLSGFCSIIIGIFLLHAFKNTNITWSQLMSTVAKEPSLHHEYETCHTSLESMEDPALAYEEDNVLFSQ from the exons ATGAAACCCGTCCGGGGTCACTCCTGGAGCCCCGCCTGCCCGTTCCCCCTCAGGACGCGCCGACGGGCGCGGCGGGGATGGCACCGCCACCGCCACCTC GctgccgagccgggccgggccgggccgggccgggggccgcggggcgggcgagCGGGGCGCGCCCAGGTGCGCCGGGACGTGCCCGACCGGGCggagccgccaccgccgcccgcGACGCTGCGGAGCCCGTGGAGGGGGCGGCCCGCAGCCATGGGGCACCGGGAGgcgctgcccgcccaccggcccTGCCGCACGG gTGCTGTGCTCTCTTTTCCTTGCCATGACTCCTGCCAAGCATGGTGCCAGATCATCAATGTGTCTGAATCGCGCTCTTCTCTCCTCACCGCTATGGACAGGACTCTCaatgaaacaaaccaaagcaTTTCAACACCTGCTGGAAGCAAATACCGGCTTTATGTTGGCTTGGCTTTGGCGATAGGTTCCAGTATCTTTATTGGTTCTAGTTTCATACTGAAGAAGAAAGGACTTCTGAAACTGGCAGACAAAGGAGTCCCCCGAGCTG gACAGGGTGGATATTCTTATCTGAAGGAATGGCTTTGGTGGGCTGGATTGCTTTCAA tgggATTAGGAGAAGCTGCAAACTTTGCTGCCTATGCCTTTGCGCCTGCCACTTTAGTTACCCCCTTGGGTGCACTGAGTGTTCTCGTAAG TGCTATATTGTCATcctattttttaaatgagaaactgAATATTCATGGAAAGCTGGGCTGTGTACTGAGCATTTTGGGGTCAACAGTCATGGTTATTCATGCCCCTGAGGAGGCAGAGGTCACCTCGCTAGATGAGATGGAAAGAAAGCTGCAAGATCCAG TGTTTGTTACATTTGCTATTCTCCTAACAGTTGTTGCCCTCGTGCTGATTTTTATTGTGGCTCCAAGGAGAGGTCAGACAAATATACTGATCTACATTTTAATTTGCTCGCTCATTGGTGCCTTCTCTGTCTCATCTGTGAAAGGCCTGGGCATTGCCATTAAACAAATGCTGGAGCAGAAGCCAGTTTATCGACATCCATTGGTTTACATTTTGGTGGGCATCTTAGTGCTTTCAGTCAGCACTCAGATCAACTATCTCAACAAAGCATTGGATGTGTTCAATACATCTCTAGTGACACCCATTTATTATGTGTGTTTTACCACAACGGTTGTGACATGCTCCATCATCCTGTTCAAGGAGTGGAGTAGTATGGACCCAGGTGATATCATTGGAACCCTGAGCGGATTCTGCAGTATCATCATTGGCATTTTTCTATTGCACGCTTTCAAAAATACTAACATCACCTGGAGTCAGTTGATGTCCACTGTTGCCAAAGAACCATCATTACACCATGAATATGAAACTTGTCACACTTCACTGGAGAGCATGGAAGACCCAGCTTTGGCATATGAGGAGGACAATGTTTTATTCAGTCAATGA